The following coding sequences lie in one Lysobacter capsici genomic window:
- a CDS encoding ATPase domain-containing protein — protein sequence MNADAGDTQSRISTGNSGLDDILGGGLDANRMYLYEGRPGTGKTTLAIEFLLEGARNGEKTLYITLSETERELALVAARHGWSLDQIDVFELVPPETTLDPGREITVLHPVEVELGETTKLILDRVAALNPSRVVIDSLSELRLLAQSSLRYRRQVLALKHFFASRRCTVVLLDDMTSQQNDLQLHSISHGVVLLEQLAIEYGAERRRVRVVKMRGISFRGGFHDLTIRKGGLEIYPRLVAAEHHASFTGDFTPSGNAELDKLLGGGLERGTNALLIGAAGVGKSSMALTYAIAAAERGEKSVFFAFDEGRGTVEARARTLGLKFGPALESGMIRFQQIDPAEMSPGEFASIVRKSVQHDGARLVIIDSLNGYLNAMPDGRFLILQMHELLSFLSQQGVLTILVLAQHGLVGPMETPLDISYLSDAVLMLRYFEFGGTVRRALSVVKKRSGDHEHTIREFRLTQNGISLGPPLRQFSGIFSGTPSYTGTSEPLLGDGEGGGVEH from the coding sequence ATGAACGCTGACGCTGGCGACACCCAATCGCGCATCTCCACCGGCAACTCGGGGCTCGACGACATCCTCGGCGGCGGCCTCGATGCCAACCGCATGTATCTGTACGAGGGGCGGCCGGGCACGGGCAAGACCACGCTGGCTATCGAGTTCCTGCTCGAAGGCGCGCGCAATGGCGAAAAGACCCTGTACATCACGCTGTCGGAAACCGAGCGCGAGCTCGCCCTGGTGGCGGCGCGGCATGGCTGGAGCCTGGACCAGATCGATGTGTTCGAACTGGTGCCACCGGAAACCACGCTCGATCCGGGCCGCGAAATCACCGTGCTGCATCCGGTCGAGGTCGAACTGGGCGAAACCACCAAGCTGATCCTGGACCGCGTGGCCGCGCTCAATCCCAGCCGGGTGGTGATCGACAGCCTGTCGGAGCTGCGGCTGCTCGCGCAAAGCTCGCTGCGCTATCGGCGGCAGGTGCTCGCGCTCAAGCATTTCTTCGCCAGCCGGCGCTGCACCGTGGTGCTGCTGGACGACATGACCTCGCAGCAGAACGACCTGCAGCTGCACTCGATTTCCCACGGCGTCGTGCTGCTGGAGCAACTGGCCATCGAGTACGGCGCCGAACGCCGGCGGGTGCGCGTGGTGAAGATGCGCGGCATCAGCTTTCGCGGCGGTTTTCACGACCTCACCATTCGCAAGGGCGGCCTGGAAATCTACCCGCGGCTCGTCGCCGCCGAACACCATGCCAGCTTCACCGGCGACTTCACCCCGAGCGGCAACGCCGAACTGGACAAGCTGCTCGGCGGCGGTCTCGAACGCGGCACCAACGCGCTGCTGATCGGCGCGGCCGGCGTGGGCAAGTCGTCGATGGCGCTGACCTATGCCATCGCCGCGGCCGAACGCGGCGAGAAAAGCGTGTTCTTCGCCTTCGACGAGGGCCGCGGCACGGTCGAAGCGCGCGCCAGGACGCTGGGGCTCAAGTTCGGGCCGGCGCTGGAATCGGGCATGATCCGCTTCCAGCAGATCGACCCGGCGGAGATGTCGCCGGGCGAGTTCGCGTCGATCGTGCGCAAGAGCGTGCAGCACGACGGCGCGCGGCTGGTGATCATCGACAGCCTCAACGGCTACTTGAACGCCATGCCCGACGGCCGCTTCCTCATCTTGCAGATGCACGAGCTGTTGAGTTTCCTGTCGCAGCAAGGCGTGTTGACCATCCTGGTGCTGGCCCAGCACGGCCTGGTCGGCCCGATGGAAACGCCGCTGGACATCAGCTACCTCAGCGATGCGGTGCTGATGCTGCGCTATTTCGAATTCGGCGGCACGGTGCGCCGCGCGCTGTCGGTGGTCAAGAAGCGCAGCGGCGATCACGAACACACCATCCGCGAATTCCGCCTGACCCAAAACGGCATTTCGCTGGGGCCGCCGCTGCGGCAGTTCAGCGGAATCTTCTCCGGCACGCCCTCCTACACCGGCACCAGCGAACCCTTGCTGGGCGATGGAGAAGGCGGAGGCGTGGAACACTGA
- a CDS encoding response regulator, whose protein sequence is MVNSLAGKKLLIVEDEELLAMAVEDGVLYAGAASVEIAGTVNQALDLLSGHSFDLAIVDVSLKGQHSWPVAEELRRRNVPYLTVTGYGDMLDHELVTKLLTKPYSIDGLLEALADLQTHAPTSPTPANPGPQR, encoded by the coding sequence ATGGTCAACTCCCTGGCTGGAAAAAAACTGCTGATCGTCGAGGACGAAGAGCTGCTCGCGATGGCGGTCGAAGACGGCGTGCTGTATGCGGGCGCCGCCTCGGTCGAAATCGCCGGCACCGTCAATCAGGCCCTCGACTTGCTGTCAGGGCATTCCTTCGACCTGGCGATCGTCGACGTCAGCCTCAAAGGCCAACACTCCTGGCCGGTGGCCGAAGAATTGCGGCGCCGCAACGTGCCCTATCTGACCGTGACCGGCTACGGCGACATGCTCGATCACGAACTCGTCACCAAGCTGCTCACCAAGCCTTATTCGATCGACGGCTTGCTCGAGGCGCTGGCCGATCTGCAGACGCATGCGCCGACGAGTCCCACTCCCGCCAACCCGGGTCCTCAACGATGA
- a CDS encoding ATP-binding protein yields the protein MHQRVLVFAPIGRDAPATIDLLARAGISATPCRDYRQLLDDMQAGIDAAFVAEEGLFGQDLELLAQWVARQPAWSDLPFVVLTSRHDEPRVTRWRQELVRSLRNVALLERPVQPITLISVMQAALRARLRQHEVRSLLSAREQAAAELESLVAQRTEQLQQVNSQLRTEMAERARIEESLRHAQKLEALGQLTGGVAHDFNNLLMVVTAGLDMMERNQDPARRTRMLQGMRQAAQRGASLTRQLLAFSRSHALRPETVDLARHLQDMQELLDRSLGGDVQVDVRLKPDLWSVQVDPGELELVLLNLAVNARDAMARGGVITIEGENLPDWNGPHGHGDFVSLCVRDNGAGMSDEVKSHVFEPFFTTKDVGKGSGLGLAQVYGFAQQSGGTTGLQSELGVGTAITLYLPRSAHEPIHVAAISPTIADAPPLSHGSVLMVEDDVEVAALVRDMLGDIGYDVIHVSNPDAALGALANARHLDLVFSDIMMPGGKSGIDLARELRQRRPDLPVLLTSGYTERNRDEAVAMGIQVLPKPYGLEDLRLAIAAVLEVSH from the coding sequence ATGCACCAGCGCGTACTGGTGTTCGCCCCGATCGGGCGCGACGCCCCCGCCACCATCGACCTGCTCGCCCGCGCGGGAATTTCCGCGACGCCTTGCCGCGATTACCGGCAATTGCTGGACGACATGCAGGCGGGCATCGACGCGGCGTTCGTGGCCGAAGAAGGCCTGTTCGGCCAGGATCTGGAACTGCTCGCGCAATGGGTGGCCCGCCAGCCCGCATGGTCGGACCTGCCGTTCGTCGTGCTCACCAGCCGCCATGACGAGCCGCGGGTCACCCGCTGGCGGCAGGAACTGGTGCGCAGCCTGCGCAACGTCGCGCTGCTCGAGCGCCCGGTCCAGCCGATCACCTTGATCAGCGTGATGCAGGCGGCGTTGCGCGCGCGGCTGCGCCAGCACGAGGTGCGTTCGCTGTTGAGCGCGCGCGAACAGGCCGCGGCGGAACTGGAATCGCTGGTCGCGCAACGCACCGAGCAATTGCAGCAGGTGAACTCGCAACTGCGCACCGAGATGGCCGAACGCGCGCGCATCGAGGAGAGCCTGCGCCACGCGCAGAAACTCGAAGCGCTGGGCCAGCTCACCGGCGGCGTGGCTCACGATTTCAACAATCTGCTGATGGTCGTCACCGCCGGCCTGGACATGATGGAGCGCAATCAGGACCCGGCGCGGCGCACGCGCATGCTGCAGGGCATGCGCCAGGCCGCGCAGCGCGGCGCCAGCCTCACCCGGCAGTTGCTGGCGTTCTCGCGCAGTCACGCCTTGCGTCCGGAAACCGTGGACCTCGCGCGGCATCTGCAGGACATGCAGGAGTTGCTCGATCGCAGCCTGGGCGGCGACGTGCAGGTGGATGTCCGGCTCAAGCCGGACCTGTGGTCGGTGCAGGTCGATCCGGGCGAACTCGAACTGGTGCTGCTCAATCTCGCCGTCAATGCCCGCGACGCGATGGCGCGCGGCGGCGTGATCACCATCGAAGGCGAGAACCTGCCGGATTGGAATGGCCCGCATGGACACGGCGATTTCGTCAGCCTGTGCGTGCGCGACAACGGCGCCGGCATGTCCGATGAAGTCAAATCGCACGTGTTCGAACCGTTCTTCACCACCAAGGATGTCGGCAAGGGCTCCGGCCTCGGCCTCGCGCAGGTGTACGGGTTCGCGCAGCAGTCCGGCGGCACGACCGGCCTCCAGTCCGAGCTGGGCGTGGGCACCGCCATCACCCTCTACCTGCCTCGATCGGCGCATGAGCCGATCCATGTCGCCGCGATCAGTCCCACCATCGCGGATGCGCCGCCGTTATCCCACGGCAGCGTGCTGATGGTGGAGGACGATGTCGAAGTCGCGGCCCTGGTGCGCGACATGCTCGGCGATATCGGCTACGACGTGATCCACGTGTCCAACCCGGACGCGGCGCTCGGCGCGCTCGCCAACGCCCGGCATCTGGACCTGGTGTTCTCCGACATCATGATGCCCGGCGGCAAGAGCGGCATCGATCTTGCGCGCGAGCTGCGCCAGCGCAGGCCGGATCTTCCGGTCCTGCTCACCAGCGGCTACACCGAACGCAACCGCGACGAGGCGGTGGCCATGGGCATCCAGGTGCTGCCCAAGCCGTATGGCCTGGAGGATCTTCGCCTCGCCATCGCGGCCGTTCTGGAAGTTTCTCACTGA